aaaaatatttgtcttgATGGAACTGTCACCTCCGTTACCTTTTCACTTCAAAAGATAAGACACTCATGTACAGCCatgtttacatatatatttatttaaaatttgtacattttcttcctttctgctgttttttctctctgtatataAAATACATCTATAGCAGTCAGAGTTTGTCAGTGAGAATCCAATGTAATGGTGAATAATTCCATAAGGTGATGCAATCATAGGTTGAAGTAATTTGCAcgtcatctctgctttttgaaAAAATACCTGGCCAAGTCATTCAAATCCAAACGGCCATCCttgtttttgtcaaatattTTCATCTGCAAGAAAAAGAGGATGTAATGTGAatctctctgttctgctgctggttATCTCCTAAACCATCCGTGACACTAAAGCAAACTCATTCAATTTGATTTTCAGCATGAATGAGTGTTTCCATAATTGAACTCTATAACACAATAGGAATGCTGTCTGAGACTTGAGCTTTGCACAGTAACAAATTCAGGAAGACTGTCGTCTGTGTCTTTTGGCAGCTGCACTAGAAAATGTTTAATCAAACCTTTAATTGCAGATTAAATCATTGTGACATGTGATTAAGCATGCCAGAAATTCTgcctgtgtgcttgtgtgtgaatTGTATTTTCACCATTGTGTCAGTGTAGTCCTCCAGCTTGTCTGATGATACTTCCTTGTGGTGCTGCTGGAACAGGTCTTTCAAAAAAGCCTAAAAGATAATTTGAGCACATATAACCAGATGGCAAAAATTGACACTCTTGTCTGCTGTCTTGTGTCACAGTTACATCTCCCAGAACTGTGCCACTGTAGCCAATGCTGTATATAAGTACTCCCTAAACTTGGTGCAATAGCCCTGTTATTTCTTGTTATCTTATCGCTTTTATTAGCAGGTTTTATGGTAAAGTGGCTTTATGGTTTATGTGAAAATTAACACTCTGTCTGCGGTAAACTTTAGcaggtttcagttttattaatgtttcGAAAGACTCCAGCCCTGCAAAAACTTTAATGAAAAAAGTTTTGTCAGAGGGTGTGTACATTTGTTTTGGTGTTGACAACCTTACCTTGAGCTCCTGAGCTGATATGTAGCCACTGCAATCCACATCATAGTTCCTCCATATCTACAATAGGCAGAAGAGGTGAATTAGTTGGAATGTGTCTAACTACATACgaagcagtaaaacaaaaagactgatatgattttttttataatcacatTTATGATGAGACTATATGAGATATAcaccagccacaacattaacctgggaatttttattatttgatatagAAAGACATAGGCCTAAGTGCTGTTACAGAGCATCTCAAactgaatgaactgaactgtttaAACTGAAGCTTTTTAGATTACATatcagaataaatgtaaaaacaacattttgaacaaaaatacaacatattaaTAAGTGACTTGATCTCAAATAGAGTAAGTTGTACGTAAGCTGGCAACTTGGTAACTGGAATAACCTGCCAATTAACTGTTATTGTTTGGATGAACCTTTGTATGATTGCTATGTGACAGATGCTCATCAAGTTAATGAAGTGGCTAATTGAATATTTCTATTGAGATAGCTGAAAAGGATTTTGAGCTGTGATCTTACCTTCATGAAGTCAACGCTGTTGTCCAAAGGAGCTTCTCTGCGAAAAATTAACAAGAAGTTCTCATCTTCAGGAAGGATCATATTGGCTAACTGGAAAACAGGACAGATGGAGCAGGGTAGAGAGCAGTTATTGGATAATGTTGAGGCTTACAGAGAGAATAACAGTAATGACCATGTTTACTTCAGTGATACAAACACCAGAACATTTCAGTCTAATCTGGTCTGACCATGATGCCTTTATTAGATTATGGATCATGTTTTGGAAATTGATCACACAAAACTCTGGACAGTGAGgtatgtgtgttatgtgaaATAACTTGACATTGTGTCTGTAAACTTTGCTCTTGGGttttacaaatacagttttttaaattccaTTCATTTGTGTTATTTCCCTAGTCCAATTAGAAGAGAATGTGATACTGCAGCCAACTAGCGGAAATTTGGCCCACTGTAAGACAAAGCACAGTGCTCCAACAGTGAAACCAACTGCAGATGCAGGCATTCAGAAATAAGCCACACGAGTGTTACTATGGTTGACTATTTTCAGACATGACTTAGTTATAACTTGGTAGGCAGATGGTTAGAGGTTGGCAGATGGTTAGAGGTTGGGCTAATTTATTATCTAAGATACAtctgaatgttttaaaattattttgtatttcaaatgTAGCCAGTCATTGTTTTTtacaaaaagtacaaaacctaaagattttttttttctgccatgtTTAAAACGTTTTAGGAGACAATTCTTCCCAATGGGCATCATCACTGATAGTTATGCTAAAAGAACAACATATGCATAGTGCAAATAGTGCAAAACtagtatttagcattttaaaatattgacaTGCATTTGCTGTCTGATAGGAAGTGAATGCTGTAGCTAAGAGATCAGCCATGTGATACGAAACTAAGAGCACTTCATAGCGCTATCACACAGGATATTGTGGCTTTGTTAACTTCTGTACTTATGCCATTCGTCGAGCAGAAGCAACAGTGTAAAGGGAAATAGCATAAGAAACTATtaatacagcacaaaaaaatGTCCAGAAACATATTGGGCACATATAGCCAGTGGCCAATTTAGTAGACACACTTGGCTTAAACTGATGCAGTCTAATACAAAAGGTTTGTATTAGTATTGCTTTGGGGTGACAGTAgatcagttggtagggcagtcatCCATGAACCATAGTATTGACGGTTCAGCTCCTGGTTCCAGTTTGCaggccacatgtcaaagtgtccctggacactTACCCCCGAACCTTTGACGCCTTAAGTGGATCCAGGAGGGCATTAATAACGTacaaattactattattattattaatgctaCTATTGGCCTTAAGGCTGCACTAACCTGAATCACTGGATATCGACCATACTAAATACAGCATACTTTGTCAGTGTCCTTCTTTTTCAAACTTGATGTTTCACTATGTGAACCAACTATGGAAGCTCTAATGTCAATAAGCCTGAGAGCGTGAGAATGAAACACTTAGTGCAGcggtgtcaaactcaaattcatAGTGGCCTAAAATTAATAACTGGGACTCAAACTCAATCTTTATTGAAAAATTaactgcaattgtgcatgttttcctatctctccagatatgtaatgttgaaccttatcatatggaaacaaacaaactttgaatctggagcaagcaaagctcaatattataaaaaaaatgaaaaattgtaGTCTTTCGAGTTCCTTTTTTCACaagtcaacaacaaaacaaccaaaaatagTAATCATTTACTGAAAAGGCAATCTTTCAACTATTAACAGTTCAAGCCTTGGAGtagaaaaagttcatgaagacAGCATCAAATtgctacactctgatttactctgatgcacattggttcaaGCCAGAtacctggcatctcttcttagatgCAAGTGCATCAACTTCTGGGGTTAcgctctgagctgaggaaatcctcaaGATTGAGTGACAGTGTTtatcagtgagacgactcccgagtggtgttttgttcatcttcatcaacattgATACGTGCTGCCGAACATAGAGAGCATTTGAGCAGCTTCGGCACGGAGTTGGGGCAGTGTGTCGgggggaaaacatgaaaactgtgcAGCACCCCAGATTCATACTTTAACTTGAGCGTGTCACTACAATAGAGTTTAATCAGCTCCATTTAGAGGTTGGTTGTTGCGCTTTCCACGTCAACTGCAAATggattactgagcagttcaaatctgcatttctgggctTCAAAGTCAAATCACCAGGTAAACTCTGAGCAGAGTACGCTGAGTTTCACCACTCCCCATTTTTGACACCACTGACTTTGTGCATTCATTAACTAGCTCAATTTGATAGCATCTAATTTTCATTCCATATTCAGGAATGcgactgactgacagaaaagGAATATGTGGATAGATGATTTAATGGCTTGAAATTCTTTTTCTACAATGAGGGGGAATTCGTCACTTCACAATGGGggaatttatatattttggGGGGATACTAGTTGACCAGTAGATGACAGTGAGCAGTAGAAATGTAGTTGTACCTCCTGAATCTGTAGTTTTCCATCAGCAGTGACATCATAGGCAGACATGAACCTCTGCTTTAGTCTCTGAACTCTCTCTTCAGTCACCTTTTCCTGTAAAGATGCAAGGGATTAGAAAAGCATTATAGATTTACAAACCCCAAGTGATAGTGCAGTCGACTCCCAATCTTGAGATGGGTGGTTAGATtaccagctcctcctgtcacatatTGAAGTGttcttgggcaagatactgaagcCCAAGTTGCCCTCGATGAGTCTAGACCGCTGCATGgcagtgagtgtgtgcgtgaATGGGTGAAcgagaagcagtgtaaaagcactttgaatGCCAGTTGGGTAGAAAAGTGCAGACCATTAACCATTTACTGTTAGAAGCCCATTAGGTTTAAACTGGACAGATACAATGATTATGATAAAAGAGTGggttattaaaaataaatattctatataatatgtatttgtaaagtgcaataaaaactatttgctgTAAGTAAGGGTAATTCCTTTAAAGCAAGTAcatgtatgtaatgtatttgAAAATCATATAAAAGGATGTTATAGAAAGACAAACGCTTCACTGGCTGAGTCACagttattttaagaaatgtcaCCATGGATACTTGTATGGTCTTCCACTTCTCTCAAGGTCTGTTTTCTCTAAAACCAAAGGCTCAGTTTTCATGAAGTGTTTATGTAGTTCACTTCGAATTACCTTGGCCTACTAAGTCTTTGTAATACACAGATCAGAAAGTATGATGGTATAGACCTCAACTATCCATGAGTGTCGAAGAGGAGAAACTGAAAATAGTATTACTATACTATGTATCCACAGTCACAGTCAATGTTTGTACATCTTACTTCAGCAGGCAGTTTACTGCAAATGCCTCAGACTGATGAATGAAATCCATCTAAACTGTTGTGTGTAGCCCATTTAGACCACTGTGCAGTAGATAATGAACAATCAACTACTATAATTATGAAATATGGTGCATATAAGGATGACAAGAACATATTTAAGAAGATTATAACCAAATATAAATAACAAGATAAAACGAAAGACTCTGCTGCATGTGCTTATGAGTTAAAGAACATGTTTTCTGAGTACACCAGGGTTTCAAAAGTATGAGCCACTGACAGACAAGAGTATTTTCAACTGTTTATTTTAGAATATATTCAGTAACTAATCTTCAGTGTCTCGTGGCAAACCCCTCTGTCACTGTACTGTAACTATAGAAACTTGCTAATCTATGGTGCTAAGGTCTGAATCATGGTTTCATTCTATGCGGCGCACACAGTCTCCAGACTAGAAGGTGCCAGGCCCTTGATCATTACAGAAAAGCAAGTGTTTGTCTTCAGTATTGCTATCTATTTTGCACTTATGTTTGGCTCCagcaatttcctgtttttaaagcAATCTTTAGCAATTTTTAAAGCGAACATCAGACTTAATTTGAGTGATTGTTTACCTTCCTATATAATAACTGTTTGAATTGTCTAGATTTTGCTAATACATAGTGTTACACTTGAAACAGAATCAAATGACAATTCATTCAGCCGCATAGGAGCAAATGAGTGAAAATGTAATAGTTCATGTAGGGGAAAACAGCATAATTTGTGGTTATGATGGAGAGGAAACTGGACAAATAGAAAGTCATCATGATGTTGATGTTACTTAGTACTTTAACAGCTGAATATAAAATAGCAGAATTACTTTTTCTGTAGCTCTTGAGAAATACACCAttatgcatgtacacacacacagacagtaccTTCTGAGGCCATTAATGTTAGAAAGCAAACATTAGATAGACAAAGTGACATGTGGCTAGTGACCTGTTTGTTTGCTACCAACCCATTACTAGTCcagttgtctctctctctctctcttactctctcactcactcactcactcactcacttacaCAAGCATTACCACTCATTTGCTTTTCCATTATAACTGGTCAGAGGGAGGGCTCAAACTTTAGTATGACAACAGTATGTAACactgaacagtaaacataaTGTGTAATTAGTGCATACacccacacaaaaacacataaatgcattttttttcccttaGGTCAAATTGTAACCAAGTCAAGGGTTTTTTCTTTGATAGTGACCAGAGCTCTTTAATTGTGCATAACATCCTTACAGTCACCCCACCCATCCAGATGGGTTCAGCTGCCCACACAGGCAAGATGCAAACCAATTATAttacttaaaaaatgttttaggcTTTTGACATATTCTATCTCACAAACCCATTACTCTAAATGTAATCAGTATTTTGACAGCAGACTATACAATTTATTCTTTAGACTCTGTTCTCCGGTACATTCACTACAGACTAAAATAATGATAAACAATATTATAAGCTTAAAGTTTCAGCTTTAGTTTGTTCAggtttaattttcattattttattgtcgAAAGAGTATTTCTGTTACCTCTTCCTGTAATGTTATACAGTGTGGTGTATAGCTGGGTACACAGTGTTGTATTGCATTTACTATTACCAAATAGAAATGTTGCATTCAATGCCCATTCAGCTGCCCATGACATGTACTACTTACAGATTAATTAATCCAAACAAAAGTTGACTTACCTGTGGACCCAGTCGCTTCATCATGTGTTGGAAAAAGTCATCAAGCTCTTTGCCCTCAATGTAGCCATTATCTGTCCACATCAAAACAAGTATTACGAATCCTTGTCATTAAACCAGAAGACAAATGATTGAGTACTGCACAACCTGTAATTGAACATGTCATTAACTGTCCTTACCATCAGCATCGAAGTGTTGCCATATTTCCAGGAAACCAGCTGCATCCAGGTTTTCAAAAGCGCAGTCCATTTTTAAGAAAGGCAAACTGTCAACTTTTTACACAGAGAGAGGTGACAAACGGTTCAGTAGCTGGCTTGGTTGACATATGCTCTCTCTGActtagtgaaaaaaaaaaaaagccacacctcctctgtgagtgtgtgtgagagggagagaaaaagagagagagactgctgTGTTGCTTTGTATTTGCCATCTGGTGGCTGTATTGTTAAACTACAGATTTATTGGAGACGTCTGTAAAATTGCTCTAATATTTGCATGACGAAATGTCCTACACCAGTAGAATGACTTAAATGTTGGTCCTCGAccaaaaaaaatgtatcaagACTGATAAAATGAGCATctcatatgtatttattttttccagctCAAGAAAGTCATTATTTTGCATCATTACTTTTCTAAATTGTGACAAAAGTAACATTAAATTGATTACATGTAATAACAAATTAATACATACCAAGAATTAATTTCTACATTTATGAACAAAATATACAGGtgaggggaaaaacaacaaaagatcaAGACATCAACAgccacttttttttattccaaataaGTTACAAACTCCTAGTATAGTGTACGAAAACAATATAGGATTTGTGTATTGACATACAATAGGTGTATGAATATACCACAGTGTGTTTATTATGTGCATACACCTACATGTatgaaaacatatatatacaaacaaCTCACAGTCACATCATGCAGTCATACAAACATGTAGATTCAAGACTCAATCTGGATTTAATGCTACTGGTTATTTTCACTTTCTCCACTCTGTGCAcgcacaaaaacaaagttggTTGCTTAATTTTCAGAATTCAACAGGAAGTCATTGTCAGTCTTTCACACAACTTGACAGAAACACAGCCAGCTGCTTCTAAAATCCCACACAGGAAGCAAAAAACAGAGGTCAAAGTGTCCTGATAATTTCCTTGCATCAGGAAAATTCGTAAAAACCCCAACAGACAGATACGTTtgctttaaatgtgtgttttcagttccCTGGcactgaaaattaaaacagtCATTGACATCAGGTACAGACTATATACAGCAAGAACAGTATTATTTCTGAGCTGTGGTTAGTGACAAACAAGCAAAACCTAATTACAACTGCACAAGATATCGATAGACGACATAGGAAAAGGTGCATCAGTAAGACCTTTGGCCCCGACTTGAATTAGActttttttacagtacagtaaaatgCAAGTTGTGCCTCTTACACAGTGATTGCATGTCaagagttttttcttttttgggttGGTTGCACATCTGccataaatgtgcaaaaatataAGTAGCAGAGGAACGTTGGCCAAAATAATATAATTGAGTTTcaaataatctaatttaatttgtgTACCATACATAATGCTGACATGTCTTTTCACTATTGTAGAACTGCTTGATTCTACATGAGAGTACACGCTACAGGTTGTTGATGAAGGTGACGTTCGAAGATTCAATATCAAACAATTGGTTGCAGACTGTGACAGTGTGAAGAGTGCACATTTtgttaaatgagaaaaacatcCTGAGACCtgctttgttgtcattgtttaaCATTCAGGCCCTGAAAATGGCATATACAGAGTAGCAGTACAAATATGAATGAGTTTCTTCCACAGTGTTTAGTGTTAGTTAACAGTGCTGAAGCCATTTTGACTGGTTACTGAAGTCAAGTGTACTGCAGTCCTTTCAATGCTTCATGTGATTCTGCTGCAGTAAGAGACAAACATCAGTTCAGTTGGGGGGTTTGATATCGTCTATAGCAATGTTCAGTCATTAGTCATTCAGTGAAGTGAGTAATTTTAGTCCCCTCTGAGTAACTTGTAGTTTTACTGTTAGACAAGCTGcattaaatgtgtatttctaaTTTATGTTGGTGCTGAGAATCTCAGCTGAACCTGTattttcctgtaaaaaaaaaaaaaaaaaaagaagaagaaattgcATAATGGATTCAGTCAACTCTGCAGTCCAGAAAAACAGCATCTACaaacatgtattaaaatatagtGATTACAAAAAGCCACTGGGGTCCTAttcaagtacagtacagtggaagttttgttattgtgtgtggTCCCTGGCAGACAAGCTACtgtaacaaacagaaacaagattTGCTAATGAAAGTAAACTCTCACAAAAGTCCTGAAAGCACAGTTTTTAGTGGTTTGActtttttaatggttttattttatactcAAAACTTCAGAATTTATTATTCATTCCATAAATAATTACTCAAGGAAAGGCTGTTTGTGAGAAGGAAGCTCTTAGGAGATTTAGCACTGTTTGGTTTACTAGTAGACATATTGTTGTTACTGAAAAAATATTGTGGATATTCTCCAAGATGTTGACCAAAATTCATAGATAATTAACTGgaactgtaaactgtattttacCTGATGCTGCAGCAAACCTTCCAAaacatgattattattttttttgccgACAGgacataaatgaaaacattttgaatttattcCCCTTCGGTTAGAGAACATGAATGGCTCATGTTAAAATTAAGTCTTTTTCTGCCTCCTCCCCAGAGTTTGATGACTTCTTGCCTACTGCCTTGTCCTTGTCTGCGTTTGAAGGTTGGTCCTTGCCCTGGAAGGGGCTGTGATCCTTAGAGTTGGTGCGGAGAGGGCTGGGTCGCTGAGAGTCTGGTGCCACCCTCACTGAAAACAAGAGAGAGGGGGTGAAAATAATTGAAGCATGGGAGAAAATGAGAGACGGGCAAAGATTCTTAAGGTAAGTGAGGAAGAAGGAgacaatattatttattttatttgttattattgttttcttgGCCAATTCTCATATATACACTGGCCGTCCAAAAAAGGTGAAGAGTAGACGGAACATgacacaaggaaaaaaaacttcacagagaaagaagctaagacagacaggaaaaaaaaatacattatagaTGAAAAGCATTGGGACTGACTGAGAGACTGATTCAGGTCAGCGTGACCTGAATCTATCAGTTTGATGTCTGTCATACAATTAATGTAGACACCAGTCAACTTCAGTGGAAACAATGCAAATACACGTAAGATGATGGGGAAAGCCAGTACACTGTCAAATGCTGACAGTAACATTGGAAAATTGGCTCTATCTTCAGTTTTTAGATGAAGGAGATAAAAACCCAATGATTCACTTTAGTTGAAAATCATGCAAATGATAGTTTTTCCTGGGCTATTGTACATAATATGCCATTTATATGCAGGAGACTCCTAAAACCTTTGTGAGAGGTGGAATGGTATGGCTAAAATTAATTCATGTTTTGCATGACTGCACACTTAAATATATTAGTAGTATATTGCACTTACTTGCACCAAGTGAGAATAATTTCTTTGATTGCTGTTGCTAATTTGGCAGTGATgtacaaatgtaatgtaataaagtgGTGTaaacttgaagaaaaaaaaagccaacaTGATGCTAGCCAACGTACTGTAGCACTAGCGTATATGTTCTCTTGGCTAAAAATGCATTAGGGCAAAGAGCACATGGGCTTTTTTTGCTGGACTATGCATCAAGGAGCTGAATTTGGCTCCATCCGTTCTTTTACATAACGATGGTCAAGACTCTAGCGTAGAAAGACCAGCTTGGGGATTTACCTTCCTGAGTAGTTTTGCTGGCAGAGACTCCAGACTGCAGACTGGTCTGGCCTTCCTTGTCTTTTTCTGACAGTGCCCTCTTCAGCGTGGGCGCGAGAACTGTAACCTTAGTAGACACACCGCCACTGCTGGGGGACTCGGGGTTCTCATCTGACAGAAAGATCAACAGGAAAATGAGCTTTATCCAAAGATTTTATCAACACGGGACTAAATACGGAAGTTATGTTACGTTAGGTGTCA
This genomic stretch from Anabas testudineus chromosome 16, fAnaTes1.2, whole genome shotgun sequence harbors:
- the LOC113170044 gene encoding secretagogin-like encodes the protein MDCAFENLDAAGFLEIWQHFDADDNGYIEGKELDDFFQHMMKRLGPQEKVTEERVQRLKQRFMSAYDVTADGKLQIQELANMILPEDENFLLIFRREAPLDNSVDFMKIWRNYDVDCSGYISAQELKAFLKDLFQQHHKEVSSDKLEDYTDTMMKIFDKNKDGRLDLNDLARILALEENFLLQFRMDACSKEERKRDFEKIFAHYDVSKTGALEGPEVDGFVKDMMGLVRPNITGPDLDKLRAVLLRHCDVNKDGKIQRNELALCLGVKTKP